A genomic region of Homalodisca vitripennis isolate AUS2020 chromosome 5, UT_GWSS_2.1, whole genome shotgun sequence contains the following coding sequences:
- the LOC124363806 gene encoding osteocalcin 2-like, whose product MRNVVTSLLFLALVTSSCKCKDDQGPFSVYCKIWEGLYQSLYQYCQGLSRYLSPWAEDTTSSGSTSSSSSSSSSSSSEGDTTAEAVDMTRPTPSTIPIKMVQLASSQNDVTSSELNSE is encoded by the exons ATGAGGAACGTGGTGACTTCCCTCCTATTCTTGGCATTG GTGACGAGTTCCTGTAAGTGTAAGGATGACCAAGGACCTTTCTCAGTATACTGCAAGATATGGGAGGGTCTGTATCAGTCTCTGTATCAGTATTGTCAGGGACTGTCTCGGTATTTGAGTCCCTGGGCAGAAGACACTACCAGTAGCGGTAGCaccagcagcagcagcagcagtagCAGTAGCAGTAGCAGCGAGGGGGATACTACTGCAGAGGCTGTGGACATGACCAGGCCCACTCCTTCTACTATCCCTATCAAAATGGTACAGTTGGCTAGCAGCCAGAATGACGTCACCAGCAGTGAATTAAACTCTGAGTga